A window of Aeromicrobium sp. Root236 contains these coding sequences:
- a CDS encoding VOC family protein, with protein sequence MTDTTEENGPVVQLRLVVEADDYEQAVAFYRDVLGLREQEAFEAEGVGAKVTILHAGYATLEIANPAQRRMIDEVEVGHPTTPRLRVAFEVPDAEERTQKLVDAGASLVAPPTETPWQSLNSRLDAPAGLHITLFQELLTLEERTKLEGFGTDAERH encoded by the coding sequence ATGACTGACACCACTGAGGAGAACGGTCCCGTCGTCCAGCTGCGACTCGTCGTGGAGGCGGACGACTACGAGCAGGCCGTGGCGTTCTATCGCGACGTGTTGGGCCTGCGGGAGCAGGAGGCGTTCGAGGCCGAGGGCGTGGGCGCCAAGGTGACGATCCTGCACGCCGGCTACGCGACACTCGAGATCGCCAATCCGGCCCAACGGCGGATGATCGACGAGGTCGAGGTCGGGCACCCGACGACGCCGAGGCTCCGGGTCGCGTTCGAGGTGCCGGACGCCGAGGAGCGTACGCAGAAGCTCGTCGACGCAGGCGCCTCGCTCGTCGCCCCGCCGACCGAGACGCCGTGGCAGTCGCTCAACTCGAGGCTCGACGCGCCCGCCGGGCTGCACATCACGCTGTTCCAGGAGCTGTTGACGCTCGAGGAGCGCACGAAGCTCGAGGGCTTCGGCACCGACGCCGAGCGCCACTGA